A region of the Conger conger chromosome 6, fConCon1.1, whole genome shotgun sequence genome:
CACTATTGTGCGTCAAACGCCCCGACTGTAATTTCTGAATGCATTGCACACGGAATGACACAATACTGCTGACTAACTGCAAATATTTATCTCTGTTCTGGTACCATGATGACAAAGAGCAATCTAAGAAACTTGCAACACGCGGGCACAAATACCTTTATTGAGAGGCCTGTAAATCAGACGGATTAGTTATGATGCTAATTATTGATTAACTTGTTATGGTAGTAGCTTACTGTTCAGAAAATGTGCAAACTGCCACGTTAGCAGTGTTTGGTGTATTCCAGCGCACTGAAGCTTGcaggtttcatttttcattaggtttcatttttcattgaaTGTTGTACAGTACAAGCTGGTTTGCGTTGTAATATACATAACATCCTTAGCtattaaaatggagaaaaagtggaattGGAGTTTTACAAGTCTTTAACCACAAGGTGTCGCTGTTTATGCATACGGAAATGGGTTGCAGATGTAGATGTAGCCATCGAGATATACTCGCTACGCACGTTATAGCTATGATGACACCGTTAAATACATAATGGGGAGCTGTTTATTTAACGATATGTAGTTCCTGAAACTTTTAAATGGATACATTTTATAATCTGAGAATGTTGACAGGTAAATATGTCCAACCCAACAACTTCAAATACCAcaaattacaaaatgtaaatgttggtttgtttttctATGTTGTGTCACGAAAACAAGTTGACTGCatttcatgtactgtacactgtgcaGTCTGAaccattatttgtttttttggtatCTTTTACCTTTAGCATCTTTtatcttttacattttagcctTAAATCAGGACTCAGAACAGGCTTTGCATCGGATGCTACTCCGGCCATCAGCTGAACTTCCCCACGAAAAACTACATGGTAACATCTTGTCCTAGCTCTTGTTGAGTTTAGTTCTCATTGTGTGAGCCTGCGTCTCTGTGTCTTGCTCCAGCTATAGAGCACCATGTCACACTCTGGGGACAGTGCGCCCACAGAGACGCcccagcacctctccccgcccTTGGAAAGTGAGCCCACTTCTCCAGGGGAGATGGAGGTGTGTGATTCCCCCCCTGAGCCTGGCCAGGGGCCCGTGCCGGACAGTGAAGGGAGTGAGGCTGCTGACCCGGGGAGGGGAGCAGAATCCCAGGGGGACCAATCAGAGGACACAGCTGGGAGTCAGGTGACGGAGTGCAGCGAATCAGTGAGCCTGGAGCCAGAGGGGCCTGTGGAGCAGGAAGGCGATGGACTGGAGGTACTGCATTCTCCTGCTTCACTGACGTTCCCGTCTGACACACAAGGTGCTGCACAAATTCCTCAGACATGGCTCCCCTGGTTTAATCATGCTGAAAAGCCTAATTGGTCTGTGGAATGAATCGCCAATAATTTATAGATGGATGCCTCTGATGTGCACTAAACCGGATTGCCTTTCATGGAGGTACTTCAGTGTGAGAGCTGTTAATGTATTATTAGGTAGATTAAATGCTTTGTGAGAGCTGGTTGGATTTGGGACTtaaagtgtaagtgtgtgtgtgtgtgtctgtttgttttgcagGACTCCTCTCACAGCAGAGGCAAAGGCTGGGGAGGTTGGGGGTCCTGGGGAAAGTCTCTCCTGACCAGCGCAACTTCCACTGTGGGTGAGTCTCCATGCTAACAGTGCTACTTCTACTGTGGGTGAGTCTCCATGCTAACAGTGAGTGTGATGGTATCATATGTGTGTTGTAGTCATTATGGATGattgcagtatgtgtgtgttgtactggtgttgggggtggtggcggtatgtgtgtgttgtactggtgttgggggtgatggcggtgcatgtgtgtgttgtactggtgttgggggtgatggcggtgcatgtgtgtgttgtgctggtgttgggggtgatggtggtgcatgtgtgtgttgtactggtgttgggggtgatggcggtgcatgtgtgtgttgtactggtgttgggggtgatggcggtgcatgtgtgtgttatactggTGTTGGGGGTGATGGCGGTGTATATGTGTCACTCCTCAGGCCATGGGCTCAGTGCTGTGAAGGAGAAGGCGGGGGTCACCATGCGGATTCACAGAACCTCCACCTGTGAGGAGGCCCAGGAGGCCGAGGCAGACCTGGCAGCCCAGACAGGTACCCTGGAGCTTTTACACAGCCCTGTTGCTCGATGCCGCACGCTTGTCAGTTGGTCTTGGAGCCCCTTAAACTTGCTGTGAACTGTCTTATGGTGGCTTTTTTGGTTTCTCAGATGCAGATTCCTGTGTGGAGCGGATGGATCCTGTGCCCTCCACTATGGCGACCCGAGGAGTTCTGTCCACCATCACCAGCGCTGTCCAAAACACAGTGGGTCACCCGTACCCTCACCCACCTTACTGTCACTCCCTGACCCTATCACTCtgctcaccctctcaccccaactcacccccactcacccccactcacccccaACTCACCCCAACTCACCCCCAACTCACCCCCAACTCACCCCAACTCACCCCAACTCACCCCCAACTCACCCCAACTCACCCCAACTCACCCCAACTCACCCCAACTCACCCCAACTCACCCCAACTCACCCCCAACTCACCCCaactcaccctcactcaccgccACTCACCCTCACTTACCCCAACCTACCCCAACTCACCCCTTCACTCATGCCTCCCTGTCCTCCCccacaccctgtcacacaccttCTCCTGTCACCTGTGCCTGCCCTAGCGGAGGCAGTTGCAGTGATGGAATGAACCTACAGATACAGCTAGTTATTCAAACCTGAGGGAGGGCATGAACAGGGCAGAACCCGCACGGCCTGAGCTTCTGTTCGCTCTGCACACAGGGCAAGTCTGTTATAACAGGAGGCCTGGACGCCCTGGAGTTCATTGGGAAGAAGACCATGACCGTGCTGGCTGAGAGTGACCCCGGGTTCAAGAGGACCAAGACCCTCATGCAGAGGACTGTGTCCCTGTCACAGGTACGCAGGTTTGCTGGTTCACTggcacagcagtgtgtgttggttgGCCTTGAGTTTGAATCCTGGATGGGAGGACAGGTACTGAGAACGTGTGAACCTGTGGACACTACCTGACCCTGGATCTGTGTAAATATCACCAGAGAAAATGCATGCGATGTAACCTACACGGTTCTTTGAAGCTCTTGTATCTGAAAGCGataggtggtgtgtgtgtgtgtgtgtgtgtgtgtgtgtgcgcgcgcgcgcgcgcgcgcgcgcgcgtgtgtgtgcgcgtgtgtgtgtctttctgtagcACAATAAGATCAACCCTGTTAATGTTTTAAACTCTGTCCTCATGACTCCAGGTCCATGAAATCCAAAGCCATCATGGTTCGTGCAGTTCCCAGCTGAggtcttttattttgaaatggttgGGTATCTGATCTGGTCTGTGACCCCTTGAGCTCGGGCTTCTCCTGATACCcccctccccgtctctccccctaGATGCTGAAAGAGgcgaaggagaaggagagggagcggCTGAGCTCCCAGCCTGTCAGCGAGCCCACGGCTCACTACGGCATTCTCTTCGACGACTTCCAGGGCCTGTCCCacctggaggccctggagaTCCTGTCCAATGAGAGTGAGGGTCAGGTCAGTGTTCCCGCCCACGTTTCGGTCTGTACCCATTACCCATGTGGCTAACGCTTACGACTGACCGCTTCCTCTACACGCAGGCCATCTCTATTGGGACCCTAATGCACAAAACCTTAGCTAGCACACCGGAGAAGCATGTGCATACCATCCATGTATAATGTATCCTAACTCTGTTACCTGGGGAACAGTACTGAAAGAGAGAAGCCCATTCAATGCAAAGGGGGGCACTGTAATGGTTAGAAATTTCACAACGATTATAGAATTTCCTTGTAAATAATTTTGTTaaactgtatgctgtgtgttttaaagtttTTGGAGCGTTTCTTGTGCTTCTGCTTGCTCACACCTGGATTAGTCTTGTCTGGGAGTCCTCCAGGGTGAGAATCAGGTTTTCATTTCGTTCAgtgcttttgttcttttatCAATCTCAGaattcccctctctctgcaggtgcaGACGGTCCTGGCAGCGCTGGAGGAGGGGATCTTGGAGGCTCTGAAGAAAGACCTGATTGCCATAAAGGATGTCTTCCTGGAGGGCGACACTGAGcacgagcaggaggaggagtccGAGGAAAACGGTGAACCCTATTCGCTAACTGAATTTCCTTCAAGTCTTCGTAAGTCACCAACGTGAAGTTATCCCCTAAAAACGTATCCAGAAACAGCAACCAAAATCACGATGGTGGTAATGATGGGGTTTGAGAAATGATTTGGTGACACTGCATGGGTCTCAGATGGCTTGAGGAGACTGTGATGAGTGTAATTTGTTGTGAAAATATTACAGCAGAACCTCCGAGATCCGAAACTTAGAAATACAAAAAGTCTGGTCAATTGAACAGGGTATGGAATCTGAAGTATAAcattcattcaaaatggctgcaaaatgcaaatgaggaacacaaacaaaaaatttctaattatataaaaatgacaGCTCTTGACAGCTCTTGCTAAAAAGTAGCCTAGAAGGAAAGTATTGCTTTTGACATCAAAAAGGACCAGGATAAATGTAGCTGTTGGGTGGAAGTAAAAGGTGGTGTATAGTTTACAAATTCAGTGAAGGTTGCATCACACTGATGGCTACGGCCAGTGTTATTTTCGCTTACATTGATGTTCATCAACAAAAGTGCAGAACCTTATTGCTTTGGCGATCACCATACGGATTTGTGTCTGATTCGGCTATTTCACAAGTTTACAATTTAGGCTATTGTTGGTTATTTGCTGCATGTTATAGTTAGCCTAGTTATACTGTTGAATGCCTTTgaggttttttgtttattatgacTGGAAATGAATGGAACtgaaatattgtatttaataaaattgGTGTATTCCAATGTCAGCTCAGAGTTCTAAAAATATCAGTGTTCTGAATGCCCTTCATTGTGTGTTCGGTTCTCTGAGGTGCTACTGTACTTAATTCTGTTAAGAACATGCATGTTTGCAGCACGGTAATATGATCATGATGTATGCAATATAAAGTGATGCagctctaactgtgtgtgtgtgtgtgtgtgtgtgtgtgtgtgtgttttaaccCCTCAGCTGCCAGTGGGGAGGAGTTTGTCAGTGTTTTGACAGAGCTTCTGTTTGAGCTGCATGTTGCTGctactccagacaagctcaacAAGGTAATATCCTACGTTCAGTATCACATCACAACAGCATGTCTCAACAAAGGCTTGACATCAGGGCACTTATACCAGGTCTGAaaactttcacacttcacacctatgacggAGGGTTCGATAAAGAAGTACAgtagggttcctctatggagacaaacCAAAGAACTCttttttgtgagtgtatgtagtaGCCGTTCTCTCAGACCCTGCTGTGATCTGTAGGCTCGGATGAGAGCACATGATTGGGTGAGGGAGGTGTCACACCCCAGTGTGGGGGAGATCGCCGAATCAGAGACGAAAGAAGGTCCAAAGGAGGGGCCAGAGGAGGAGCCGGGCAGTGACCCTGCCCCCTGCACCGGCAgtgaccccaccccctcctcaggccagagagaggaggacaacCAAATAGAAAATGCCGGCCCTAAGACTGTGGAGGTCAGTAGCCTGTGTTTCTCAtgaaatgtaaggtaatgttGGGTTTTCAGACTGTGACATCACCCTGCTGGAACTTTCTCAGTCCCAGGTTGTACATGGTacaatggttgacatttatatagcgcctttatccaaagcgctggacaattcattcttctcattcacccattcacacatactcacacaccaacagcgattgcctgccatgcaaggcaccaaccagctcgtgtGGAGCaattggggttaggtgtcatgctcaaggacacttcgacacacattacattacattacattattggcatttggcagacgctcttatccagagcgatgtacaacaaagtgcatacccataaccagggacacacccagggcaggatcgagcgacgtacaacaaagtgcatacccataaccagggacacacccagggcaggatcgagcTGGCAATCTCCCGACTTACCGTCCTACTACTGtgttcatgtgcgtgtgtgcgtgcgtgcgtgcgtgcgtgcgtgcgtgtttgcactcctgtgttcgtgtgtgtgtgtgtgcgtgtgtgtgtgtgtgcgtgtgtgtttgcactcctgtgttcatgtgtgtgtgtgtgtgtgtgtgtttgcactcctgtgttcgtgtgtgtgtgtgtgtgtttgcactcctgtgttcatgtgtgtgtgcgtgtgtgtgtgtgtgtgtgtgtgtgtgtgtttcagggagtgTACCTCTCCTCGGTGGGCAGTCTGGCTGAGGTAACCGCTCGCAGCATAGAGCAGCTGCACAAGGTGGCTGAGCTGATCCTGCACGGGCAAGACCTGGAGAAGGCAGCTCTGGACCAGGCCCACATCCTCGTCAGGTGAGTGCAGTTTAGACACGGGGTGCAGGTGTATCTGTGAGTGCAGCTTTAGACACGGGGTGCCAGGTGTGCAGTATTTCTGAGGGAGCAATCCTCTAACCTGTTTTTACCTTTTGGTTTCATCTTTTGGATAATGTCATAGTTATAGTTGTGTAAAGATTGGTTATCTGTCTCGTGGCACGTTTTTAGTGACATCATATATTGCTTTTCTGTTGTGTTAACACACTTACTGATAATAAATGGGTCTTTGTGATACGACATGTTTGCATTCCTGAGAGTTACTTGTGTACTCTGCCCTGAGTTCTCCATGATTCTCTGCATACAAGTGTTATTTAATGAAACACTCTTTGTTGAGTTCACGCGTGTGCTTTCTGTCCCCACAAGGCTGACAGCTGCCATGTGCAAGGAGGTGGGCTGCCTGTCCAAGAGTTTCTCTGACACCCTGCTCATCGTGGGGGTAAGAAGGGGTCTCCAAGGCTCCGAATGCTAAACTGAGTGTATAAAAGCTGTATATCAGCAGACGGGAGATCACTCAATAACAGTTTAGATTGAGAatctttatttctttcattcCCCCATTCTCAAATGAAGACTTGTTCTGCCAGTGCTGTAAGTACTGCAAGTACTCTGTCCTTTATGTGAGGGATCTATGATGGCAACCAACTAATATGTGAATATGAGCTAAAATAAGCTCTCTCAAATGTTGAATACAGGCCAAACTATTTGTAAAGTAACCGCGATGAATAACCAGCCTCTACATGTGTATAAATACATAGAGGCACTCATTAAATTTTCATAGCCGTTATTTAGTGTTGTGTCACGGGAGGGAGGTACAGGCACACTGTGCGGACACACATCTCATGATTTATGATGCAGGTGGATAATACGTCATTTTTTAACGTTTCGCAGTTATCAGAGGTCCAGGAATAAAGCTATGGTGTGCTGAATTTGCCCCCCTGGCTGTCAGCTGCATAGCCCATGGTTACAAAGCCATCTGTAGTATATATGTTTTATGAGGCTATAAATGTCTACACAGGTGTTTCTTTGGAGATGCGGGACAGTGATATATTTGCCAATTGTTCACTCGCTGTGTGCTTCATCttcaatgtgcatttttgaatACATAGAAATATCAGACATTCCACTTCATAGTTTCCAGAAAGTGGCACAATTGCATATTGTACATATGCTATGACAGCAGCTTAAATGGTCACTGTAAACTGCTGATGGGTTGTCAGAAAGCTGGTTTGGAGTCCCTGTAagatctctgtctgtgtgtctgcagaccCAGAGGAAGGCAGAGGAGCTCAACCCCTTGGTGGACAGCATCTTGCTGGAGGTGGGTGGAAAGATCGTCAGCCATGACAGAGATCCGCAATGGGGCTCAGGCAGTGATTCTGAATACAGCGCCctgtaataaacaaaaaactCTCAAAAAGCATGTATTAATATGCAACACACTTTTTGTGTTACTGCTTTTGTGtactttcaacacattttgtgtcaaagtCATTACTTTATCACAAATATACAATTTGCGTTAGAAAGGGAGACTTTTTAACACTGACTGTGTTGATAGTAACACAACATGTGTTGTCCTTAACTAGACATGGAGGTGtgttaaaacaaaatggcgggtGATGCGTTGTTTTGAGCACCGTTGTTTTGTGAGTCTGACTGCTGCCACTCTCATCCACctgtccatccatccagccATCCAGTATCCATCCATTGCGATTGGTCTTAACAGACCTGTTCTGTCTGCTCCACCTCAGGGTGCCAACAGCACCACCTACATCCAGAACGCCTTCCAGCTTCTGCTTCCCGTGCTCCAGTTCTCCCACCTCCAGACCAGCCGAACCAGAACCGAGCCGGAGCCGCCCCAAGCCCAGCAACGCCCAGACCAGAGTTCAGACTGAGCGCCAGTCCATGCGCCTGCCAATCACTCAGCCGGGCAATAGTGTCACTACaggaccctgtgtgtgtatgtatttatgtatgtatgtacagtagtaaTATATGTGGTCTTTGGCAAAGAAGGATATTAGATTAATAGCAGAAATTCTAGGTATTTGAGGTGGCATTTGCATCTGCTTTGATGGCCTCTTACTTGGGTTTGCCCTTATTGTATGTTTTGTCTTCTCTATGGTTTTAAAAGCTCCTCATTTGAGGTACGCAGAGAGAATAACTGCACTGGGGTGGCAAATTCTGCAACATGATAATGTACTGACAGTTTTAACAAGCCACTCATTCATTGCTACGTATGAATTATTGATCTTACAAAACTAGGttgtattatttcattaattgttcattcattaatttgagGAAGGTACTGGAGGACAGACATATGTGCAGTACCCGTTTGATCAGTTTTCTCAAAAAGGTCCTTCAAGTTGAACTAATCGATAAGGCTCTCCTTTTCATGATAGCCAACACAAAATTGGCAAAGGGTTTGTTCTGCAAAAAATTGTGAGTTTAATATCTTCTGTGAGATTTTGTTCAAAGAATGAACGGCAGACCTTGGGTGTCGAGCTATAAACGGCCATATTGATGTATAGCGCAACTGCTGTGTGGGTTTTTCCGTTCACCGAAGGAAAGAGCTACGGATAAGCATACAAACACAGGAAGGTTATTAGATGCAATAACTCACTCCCAGCTTTATTATTTGGCTTAATATGATTACTAAGAGAGCATTACTGCAGGACTATTTTCTACCTGGAATACAACTGCATCGCTGCATTATTGTTACATGTTTGCTGAACAGAATGAAATTGAATATTGCCATTGACACTCTGTGGGGAGAGTCATCCATCTTACCACAAGCAGTGgacaaaaaaatggaaaacatgTAATTGACTCCCAAGTTTCTGGAGCCAAGAAACCTTGACTCCAGTGTGGCACTGGTAATTTCCAGAAAATTGAGCTGACAAGCGTTGCACGAACCCGGCCTGTAATTGAGAACACAGCAAACTCATGTGGGAGGGCTGGAGGCTTTGGGTGCCAGTCTCATAGCAGCCCACATAATTTACTTTGTTGTCAGGTAAATTAAGTATAGCAGAGGTGAGTTATGGTTATTTAACGAACCTATATCTGCAAGACTACAATTTGTAGGCTTAGGGTGGCAGTTGTGAGGTATAACTGTATTAAAATGAGGGATCAaaagcattttcttttcatatGAAAAGTCAAACCAAAACAagattcatattttcttttaagatggaatatttgtttatttgctccATTTATTCTTGCACTTTCAGTTTTCAGTCCAAGAAAATCAATGGTATACAAGACACTCCTTTCTTTGCATTTGTATAGTTTGATAAGGAGAGTAGCTTTCATTGTGTTCACTGAGTATCAGTATGCTCACATTCCAAAGTTGctttttgttcatgttttagAATGTATTTTGGGCATACAGATATGCTGCTACATTGTAACAATGCTCATGTTCTTAGGCGGAAAGTATACTGAAACAGCTTTATATTTTGATAAACAGTCATAGTACATTGCCGCGGCAGGCCTGTGAAAGGCAATGGCAATGTTTCGTTAATTAAATCAATGACAGTTGTTTCATTAATTAAAAAGAATAGAACACTAGAAGAATAGAAGAAGCTGACGCCTCATACACTATATTTCAATACTTAAACACATTGCACAGCAGTTGAAGTCCACAGTGTTTTATGTAGATTTTTGATGTCAATGTATTCACCTTTCACATTCACATAATCAGCCTTAGCATGACGTTTTTGTGAAGAGTGGTCAAAGGGCTTTTTTTCCATGAAATGTACATCTTTGTTTAGCTTTCAAATCTGAGTGCATTTAATGTGGTCTTTATCTAATTTCTgagattcttcttcttctctcttcatTCTTTGGTGAAAAGTTGGAGGATGAGAATACAGTGTTGCAAATATCGATAAATCTGTTACTAAATGTTTATAATGATGATGGCAGATATGCCAATGGTAATGGCTGACCATGTAGCACTTCTTCTGAATTGCTTTGTGAAGGGTACTTGGACCGGTCTCTCGTTCTAAAATCTTAGCTTGCCCCCTCTCCTTTGCAAATATGAAGGATGAAGTGTGTAAACATGGTCCATGTGTATTATTGTGTAAGTCGAGCTTCATACTCTCTGTGTGCTATTTCCACACCATGGGGAAATTACACGCAGTACTCTGGGATCTTCGTTTCTTATACAGAAAGGTATAAAGGCATAATCAAAAGTTATAATGAaattgaacatatttctaattttcttgtttttatcatttacaTATTTAGTTGGATAGATAGAAATACACTGCTGTGAAATAGAACTTTAGTCAGTCTATTTCCCTTCATTGTAAGCCTCAGTTGCATGCCCACAGGCATTCATCAGATAGGGCATAGTTTATGGCACAAGACACCCTGATGAATGGCAGGTCGAATgtcagtgtttgtttgtattattcTGTGTCCTAGCAACAGAATGGTTCATTTCTTGAATATTTGGACAGGGGATGGcgccaaaataattattttaagatCTTATGTTTAATTACCTACTGCTGGTAGCTCCAAATAAGTAgcatattacattaaataaaagcCTATTAATCATGCCTTATGCTGTGACATGGATGAGTACAGAGAGTACGGTTTGGATTGGGCTGAAGCCGGACACTGTTCTATACTGTCCTATAGTGTCCTGTACTGTCCTATAGAGCTGCAGATTGTCACAGGTAATGAGCCATTTCGATGGTGGACTGGGCATCTTCCCATCTTTAGATCTGCTCTGTCTTCTCCTACATGCTTATGCCTGAGTGGCCTTACACTGCGGACGTGGTTGCCAAAAATAACTATTAATGCTGGAATCTTCTTGAGACTGACTTTGAGTGTTCTCTAAAAATAAATTTGAGAAACAACAACCTGTGATTTGTCATGCATTTCAGTTTGTCAGTACATAATCCATGTCCAATTCTAAGTCTGAATCAGGTAATATGTAAATGACCATTagtaattttgtatttattaaaaaatctgTACATGAAACAAATAGCCTTACTTAGCATACTTTTAGAAAAACAGttatataatgttatatatatatgtatatatatatataaaaatttaattaaattaatgcaatatttaattAGTCACAAAATGACACAAGTCCTGCTTGTTCACAGAATCATAACCCATGTGTAGTATCAATTTTCTAGTCGTAAAACAAAAGTTACTGGTATGACTCAGTGTGGTTACTGGTATAACCACACAGGTACTGAACCGGTAGAGCTGAGAGCAGAAATCCCCTAACCAGCCACCCACCAACAACAGGTCTCCATGCTAACGGTGTGAAATGGAGCTTATAAAGCTTATAACTGAACCAATATGCTCTGTGCAGCACAGTTCATGGACAGTATGTTTCCTTTTGTATTAATCAACCATTAGCTGACGCCTCAGTGAAGTCTCCTTTGTGCCTGCACAGCAGGGTTTTCTGACATAAGTAGGAGAAGTCCACCTCAGGATATTCCCTTCCAGAATAGGAGGATTCATTTCCAGGTAGGAACGCTGACAGAATCTGTGAAGCACAAAGTACAGACGCATGAATCTTGACTCCAGCACAGTAAGCCATGTTGTTGgacttgtttttcttgtttttagaGGGAGTTTCTGGAGGGTGGGGCCTGACAACTAACCATCAGCTTTCCCCAAACAAGCCCTCTCTGAACTGAACATAATTCATACAGGACC
Encoded here:
- the fam114a1 gene encoding protein NOXP20 isoform X1, producing the protein MSHSGDSAPTETPQHLSPPLESEPTSPGEMEVCDSPPEPGQGPVPDSEGSEAADPGRGAESQGDQSEDTAGSQVTECSESVSLEPEGPVEQEGDGLEDSSHSRGKGWGGWGSWGKSLLTSATSTVGHGLSAVKEKAGVTMRIHRTSTCEEAQEAEADLAAQTDADSCVERMDPVPSTMATRGVLSTITSAVQNTGKSVITGGLDALEFIGKKTMTVLAESDPGFKRTKTLMQRTVSLSQMLKEAKEKERERLSSQPVSEPTAHYGILFDDFQGLSHLEALEILSNESEGQVQTVLAALEEGILEALKKDLIAIKDVFLEGDTEHEQEEESEENGEPYSLTEFPSSLPASGEEFVSVLTELLFELHVAATPDKLNKARMRAHDWVREVSHPSVGEIAESETKEGPKEGPEEEPGSDPAPCTGSDPTPSSGQREEDNQIENAGPKTVEGVYLSSVGSLAEVTARSIEQLHKVAELILHGQDLEKAALDQAHILVRLTAAMCKEVGCLSKSFSDTLLIVGTQRKAEELNPLVDSILLEGANSTTYIQNAFQLLLPVLQFSHLQTSRTRTEPEPPQAQQRPDQSSD
- the fam114a1 gene encoding protein NOXP20 isoform X2, coding for MSHSGDSAPTETPQHLSPPLESEPTSPGEMEVCDSPPEPGQGPVPDSEGSEAADPGRGAESQGDQSEDTAGSQVTECSESVSLEPEGPVEQEGDGLEDSSHSRGKGWGGWGSWGKSLLTSATSTVGHGLSAVKEKAGVTMRIHRTSTCEEAQEAEADLAAQTDADSCVERMDPVPSTMATRGVLSTITSAVQNTGKSVITGGLDALEFIGKKTMTVLAESDPGFKRTKTLMQRTVSLSQMLKEAKEKERERLSSQPVSEPTAHYGILFDDFQGLSHLEALEILSNESEGQVQTVLAALEEGILEALKKDLIAIKDVFLEGDTEHEQEEESEENAASGEEFVSVLTELLFELHVAATPDKLNKARMRAHDWVREVSHPSVGEIAESETKEGPKEGPEEEPGSDPAPCTGSDPTPSSGQREEDNQIENAGPKTVEGVYLSSVGSLAEVTARSIEQLHKVAELILHGQDLEKAALDQAHILVRLTAAMCKEVGCLSKSFSDTLLIVGTQRKAEELNPLVDSILLEGANSTTYIQNAFQLLLPVLQFSHLQTSRTRTEPEPPQAQQRPDQSSD
- the fam114a1 gene encoding protein NOXP20 isoform X3 translates to MEVCDSPPEPGQGPVPDSEGSEAADPGRGAESQGDQSEDTAGSQVTECSESVSLEPEGPVEQEGDGLEDSSHSRGKGWGGWGSWGKSLLTSATSTVGHGLSAVKEKAGVTMRIHRTSTCEEAQEAEADLAAQTDADSCVERMDPVPSTMATRGVLSTITSAVQNTGKSVITGGLDALEFIGKKTMTVLAESDPGFKRTKTLMQRTVSLSQMLKEAKEKERERLSSQPVSEPTAHYGILFDDFQGLSHLEALEILSNESEGQVQTVLAALEEGILEALKKDLIAIKDVFLEGDTEHEQEEESEENGEPYSLTEFPSSLPASGEEFVSVLTELLFELHVAATPDKLNKARMRAHDWVREVSHPSVGEIAESETKEGPKEGPEEEPGSDPAPCTGSDPTPSSGQREEDNQIENAGPKTVEGVYLSSVGSLAEVTARSIEQLHKVAELILHGQDLEKAALDQAHILVRLTAAMCKEVGCLSKSFSDTLLIVGTQRKAEELNPLVDSILLEGANSTTYIQNAFQLLLPVLQFSHLQTSRTRTEPEPPQAQQRPDQSSD